In Nostoc piscinale CENA21, the genomic stretch CTGGTCAAACACTACCAATTGCGGCTAAAGCAGTTGTTCCCAACGGTACAACGATTGAGTTAGAAGTGGCAGTGACTCAAGAACAGCAAGCAAAAGGTTTGATGAATAGACCTGCATTGCCAGATAATCGCGGTATGTTATTCAAGTTTCCGTCTGCACAGCCTGTGCAGTTTTGGATGAAAAATGTACCTGTACCACTGGATATGGTCTTTTTACAAAATGGCGTAATCAAGTATATTCAGGCTTCTGCACCACCTTGTGCTAGTGAGCCTTGTGCAACTTATGGGCCAAATGTACCTATTGATACTGTCATAGAATTGCGTGCAGGACGAGCTAAAGAATTGAAACTTAAACCAGGAGATAATGTCAAAATTAAATTTTTAAATCACAGTACCTTACGGT encodes the following:
- a CDS encoding DUF192 domain-containing protein — its product is MIRWLSLLPIMLSLFLMGCSTQTTAKTPIAVQQTGQTLPIAAKAVVPNGTTIELEVAVTQEQQAKGLMNRPALPDNRGMLFKFPSAQPVQFWMKNVPVPLDMVFLQNGVIKYIQASAPPCASEPCATYGPNVPIDTVIELRAGRAKELKLKPGDNVKIKFLNHSTLR